The genomic region CAGTAGGAGGCAACCGTGCGCCGTACGGCGTCAAATCCGGTCGTGCGCGCTTCGATGAAATCGTGATCGAGCAGGCCGTCCGCCATCGCAATATGCAGCAGGCCGTTGGCGAGCGCGCCGTCCGTTCCCGGCGTCAATTGCAGAAACACGGCGGCGTTCTGCGCGGTCGGCGTGCGGCGCGGGTCGGCGACAATCAAATTCCCGCCCCGGCTCCGATGCTCCTCGAAGTACTGCATGATCGGCGGCATCGTCTCGGCGGGATTGCTTCCGATGAGAAGGATCGTCTCCGCGCCGGGGATGTCTTCGAGCGGGAACGGCAGGCCGCGGTCGATCCCAAACGCCTTGATGCCCGCCGCCGCCGCCGAGGACATACAGAAGCGCCCATTGTAATCGATGTTGGGCGTCCGCAGGGCGACGCGGGCGAACTTGCCCAGCATATACGCCTTTTCGTTGGTGAGGCCGCCGCCGCCGAAGATGCCGATGGAGTCGAGACCATACTTCTGCTGCGCCAGCCGAATCTCCGTCACGATCCGGTCCAGCGCCTCGTCCCACTCGCACGGCCGCAGCTCCCCGCCCTTACGATCGCGGATCCAGGGCGATGTCAGCCGGTCCGGATGCGCGATCAGGTCCGCGCTGGTCCAGCCCTTCTGGCAAAGCCCGCCCTTGTTCGTCGGAAAGTCCGGCCGGGCGGCGACGGTGATCAAATCGCCTTCCGAAACCAGGTTCATTCCGCATTGCAGAGCGCAGTAAGGACAGTGCGTGGCGGTGGCGGACGACATAATTTAAGCTTGCTCCTCGGCGTCGATCTCGACCAGGCCGACGTCCAGCACCACCGTGCCGGTCAGTCCGCGCGGGGCGGCGAGGCACACTTCGATGCGTGTTCCGGCCGGATGATCCTCGACAATAGCGAGCGGCACATGGTTATCGGATTTGGGGCCGACCGGAAAGTAGCGAACGGGCGACCCATTCGTCGAAATGGCGAGATAAAGAATATCATCCGACAGATTGCCCGCCCGGAAGTACTGAACCTGCGCGACCTTGCCTTTGGGCACGGTATAACTGAGCGCTTCGTTCAGCGGCGCGAGATCAAAGACCCCGCGTCCGGCGAAAGGGTACACGCCCTGCAAAAAACGCGGCGTAGCGCGCTTAGTGCGCAGCAGCTGCTGAAGCCGGGTTTCGCTGATCACGACCGGCGTTTCGTATTGCGACAGGATGGAGCTCATGAGTAGACAGACACCTTTCCATTGGTACCGAATGATACCGCCTCTGGGCGGATTTCACAAGCGATTGGGAAGGCGACACTGCCGGGGAAACGTGGGAGAGTAACGAACGGAGCATTCACGGCGTCCTCGCCGCTTGCTCCTTCCGCTATAACGATACCGCCCGCGTGTTTCAGAACTGTTTCGGAGGAAAAAGTTTTTCAACGGACAGACGGGGGCAAACCCACCCCCCGGCCTTCGGGCGCTCTCTCCGGGGCAAACCCACCCCGGCCCTTCGGGCCACCCCTCCCGCCGACGGGAAGGGTTATTTCAGAGTGTGTTATCGCAGGCAGCTTCTATAAGAGGCAATCTTACCAACCCTTCCCGTCGGCGGGAGGGGTGGCCCGAAGGGCCGGGGTGGGTTTGCAAGGGAGGGGGCGGCCGAAGGCCGGGGTGGGTTTGCAAGGTGTCGACCGAAGCCCCGGGGTGGGTTTGCCGGGAGTAGGTCGCCCGTAGGCGCAGGAGAAACGCTTTGCAGATCGTACACATTTCGAAACATTCCCCGGGTACCCTATCCTCCATGGAAAACATCGCCATCGCAATCCTCGCCGGCGGCCGGAGCCGCCGGATGGGGCGGGATAAGGCGGCGCTGCCGTGGGACGGCGCGACGCTGCTGGAGCGACTCGCCGGGGCGGCGGTCTGCGTGGGAGTTCCCGTACTGGTTGTCGGCCGGCAGCAGCCGGAAGACTGGGGCGGCCCCGCGGTGACGTTTTTGCCGGATCGGTATCCCGATTTGGGGCCGATGGGCGGCGTGCTGACCGCGCTGGAGTCGGGGAGCAACTCGATCCTCGCCGTCGCGTGCGACATGCCGTATTTGGATGCGCGCGCCTTGGAGTGGCTGCTCGGCGCCGCGCGCGACCTGCCCACAGGGGCGCCGGGACTTGCGGGACGCAATGGGGATCAGATCGAGCCGCTGTTCGCGGTCTATCGGCAAGACCTCAAAGAAGCGATGGCCGCGCGCATCGCCGCCGGACGCCTTTCGATGAATGGGCTGATCGCGGACAGTTCGTTCGTGGTCGCCGACGTACCGGCGGAGATCCGGGCGGCGCTGGTCAATATCAACACTCCCGAGGAGTGGCGTGATTTGGATAGGAAAGACAAATTATGAAACTACGCATACGCGGCAATTCCGTTCGCCTGCGGCTGGACCGGCGGGAGATCGCCGCGCTGGGGCTGGGCGATACGGTCGAGGAGCGCACGGAGTTCGGCCCCAGCCCGGAACACACGCTTCGCTGCACGGTCGTCGCGCGGGAACAGGACACGCCGCTGGCGGCGGCGTTCACGCAAAATCAGATTGCAATCTTTATTCGGCAGGAAGACGCCGCGACGCTCGTGAATACTGAGACGGTCGGCGTGGAAGCCGCGCAGGAAATCGGGGATGGACGCTCGCTGCGCCTGCTGCTGGAGAAGGATTTCGCCTGTCTTCAGGATCGGGTCGGCGAGGACGACACCCACAGCTTCGACAACCCGTCGGCTTGCTCACCCTAAATCGACTCCCATCTCAGCAAGCCCATGGAAGGACAAAGACGGATGAAATTGAAAGTCTACAAAGCCCTGTGGGGCATGGAGGGTTCGCTCGACGAACAGCTAGACCGCATCGCCGAGGCCGGCTACGACGGCGTCGAGACGCCCCTTCCCGAACACAATCTCCCGGAGTTCCAGCGTCAGCTGGAAACGCGCGGCCTGGGATACATCGGAATGATCTTCGCGGGCGACGTCGCCGCGCTGGACCGGGGCGTCGCGGCCGCCGGCGAGATCGACGTCAAGTTCCTGAATATCCACTCCGGCGCGGATCACCTGCCGTTCGATCTGGGGTGCGACTACTTCGAAGGCGCGCTGCTCGCCGAGGGCCGCAGCGGGATCAAAATCCTTCATGAGACGCATCGCGGACGCACTCTCTTTAATCCCTGGATCACCGCCGCGTACCTGCGCAAATTCCCGGAGCTAAAGATCGTCGCCGACTTCAGCCACTGGACCTGCGTCAGCGAACGCCTCCTCGACGAGCACGATCCGAACATGGAGATCGCCTACAAGCGCGCGCACCACATCCACGGCCGCGTCGGTCACGAACAAGGCCCCCAGGTCTCCGACCCGCGCGCCCCCGAATTCGCCTACGCCGTCGATCGGTTCGACGCCTACTGGAGTCAGATCCGCGCCGCCCACGAAGCGCGCGGCGAAGACACCCTCTATTTCACCCCCGAATACGGCCCGCCCGGATACATGCCCACGCTTCCGTACACACAGCAGCCGATCGGCGATCTGTGGGACATCTGCCTCTACTCGGCGAAACGGATTCGGGCGCGGTGGGGAGCATAGGGAACGTTCGGTTAATAGCCCCGGATATCGAGGGGGTCGGTGAGCGTAAAATCGTTCTCGACCTCCTGAACATCCCGAGCAATCGCCTTCGGTTTCAGTGGCTCCGGGGCGTATAGAAACCGATCTAATAGCATCATCTGACTATATGACATCGGTGTGCTGTTCGGCCAGAATTGCGGCAAATCGTCTTTAGGAGTGCGATGCAGATATGCCTGATAAGCAGTGACCGCTCTATCAAAGCGTTCGCTATTCACGCCTTCCGCGTTCGGGCCGAAAAAAAATGACAGCCGGTCATACTCCTCTAAAGGGAGCCAAGCGCAATAAGCCTGCATCACGAAGTTTCCGACACTGGGCCACGCAAACAGCTTATCCCACAGCTCATATTTATTTGCCGGCAGCACATAAGCAAGACGCTTCAGGGCCGGATATCGCAATCCGTTTTCCGATATGACATCCAAATGGTCGTAAAACATCTCCCAGTTGTTCTGGGTTCGAG from Capsulimonas corticalis harbors:
- the mobA gene encoding molybdenum cofactor guanylyltransferase produces the protein MENIAIAILAGGRSRRMGRDKAALPWDGATLLERLAGAAVCVGVPVLVVGRQQPEDWGGPAVTFLPDRYPDLGPMGGVLTALESGSNSILAVACDMPYLDARALEWLLGAARDLPTGAPGLAGRNGDQIEPLFAVYRQDLKEAMAARIAAGRLSMNGLIADSSFVVADVPAEIRAALVNINTPEEWRDLDRKDKL
- a CDS encoding DUF7009 family protein, giving the protein MKLRIRGNSVRLRLDRREIAALGLGDTVEERTEFGPSPEHTLRCTVVAREQDTPLAAAFTQNQIAIFIRQEDAATLVNTETVGVEAAQEIGDGRSLRLLLEKDFACLQDRVGEDDTHSFDNPSACSP
- a CDS encoding sugar phosphate isomerase/epimerase family protein, giving the protein MKLKVYKALWGMEGSLDEQLDRIAEAGYDGVETPLPEHNLPEFQRQLETRGLGYIGMIFAGDVAALDRGVAAAGEIDVKFLNIHSGADHLPFDLGCDYFEGALLAEGRSGIKILHETHRGRTLFNPWITAAYLRKFPELKIVADFSHWTCVSERLLDEHDPNMEIAYKRAHHIHGRVGHEQGPQVSDPRAPEFAYAVDRFDAYWSQIRAAHEARGEDTLYFTPEYGPPGYMPTLPYTQQPIGDLWDICLYSAKRIRARWGA